The window TTGTGTTCAACAAAAGGGACTTCGTGACTGGTCAACCAAGCACGCGCCTTACGGCAACTGGTACAACTCGGTGATAAAAATAACGTAATCATCCACTAATCCCCCCTTCTACATTATCCTACAAGTCTATTATAATGCATTTTAGCTCAGTTTTCAATAGGAATTTTAGTCTAATTCTCTTAATTTTTCTAAAGCTTCTATTTTAGCTTCTAATCGCTTGATTATCTCTGTTTGTTCATCCATTTTTGAAAGCAATAAATCCAACTTGGTTTCTTTTTCTGTTTCAGAGAAAAAGCGGGTAATGGTCGAAGTCACCATACCAAAGGTACTAATTCCGACCAACATCAAGAGGATGGCGATCACTTTGGAAATGGTATCTTGAGGAACAATATCCCCATAACCCACGGTTGTCATGGTAACGATAGACCACCAAACTGCGTCAAAAAAGGATTTGCCTTCAATGGCTGATAACAGGACGCTAGCAGTCAAAACGGCCGAAACATTTAACATCAAGACTTTGGACAAACTGTTTGTATGTAAGAGCCTGTTAACCGTATTCCAAAAACGATTGGAAAGGGCAAAAATGCGAGCCACCTTGACCAACCTAAATAGCCGAGCCAAACGCCCCAAACGAAGAAAACTAAAGACGGAATCGAAAGGAATAATCGCAATCAATTCTAAAATATGGGTTTGAATGTAGTCTATACTATCATCTGCATAATAGAGGTTGACAAAGTAGTCACAGACGAAGATAAAC is drawn from Streptococcus sp. 29892 and contains these coding sequences:
- a CDS encoding potassium channel family protein, yielding MIKRIIQDPRYEKGMTYLAIVYVFLIILELIDASIASSAGYNALDWLLWFIFVCDYFVNLYYADDSIDYIQTHILELIAIIPFDSVFSFLRLGRLARLFRLVKVARIFALSNRFWNTVNRLLHTNSLSKVLMLNVSAVLTASVLLSAIEGKSFFDAVWWSIVTMTTVGYGDIVPQDTISKVIAILLMLVGISTFGMVTSTITRFFSETEKETKLDLLLSKMDEQTEIIKRLEAKIEALEKLRELD